In one window of Chryseobacterium phocaeense DNA:
- a CDS encoding DNA gyrase/topoisomerase IV subunit A produces the protein MMTDENSHEGESLKKVSGLYKDWFLDYASYVILDRAIPSVYDGLKPVQRRIMHSMRELEDGRYNKVANIVGNTMKYHPHGDASITDAMVQIGQKELLIDTQGNWGNIYTGDSAAAARYIEARLTPFALEVVFNPKTTEWAKSYDGRNNEPIDLPVKFPLLLAQGVEGIGVGLSTKILPHNFNELINASVAYLKGKKFELFPDFLTAGYLDVSEYNDGHRGGKVRARARITQTDKHTLVISELPFSKTTTDLIDSILKANERGKIKIKKIEDNTSDKVEILVHLHNDVSPDKTIDALYAFTDCQVTISPNACVIVGDKPMFMNVSDILKMNTDHTVSLLKKELEIELHELQESWHFSSLERIFIENRIYHDIEEVKTWEDVLKTIDKGLKPHTKHLLRAVTEEDILKLTEIRIKRISRFDLDKFKENIAALEGKIEQVKHHLANLIAYAIEYYLNIQKKYGKDRQRKTELRIFDTIDATKVAVANEKFYANFEEGFIGTSLKKDQYLFDCSDIDDIIIFRKDGTMKVVKVDAKTFVGKDILHVAIWKKNDKRTVYNMIYREGRDGPYYMKRFSVTAVTRNTDYPLASDKKGSETLYFSANPNGEAETVTVLLKPNPRIRKNKMEIDFSDLAIKGRDSKGNLVTKYSVKKVDLKEEGVSTLAPRKIWFDDTVRRLNADARGTLLGSFKGDDRILTINTNGEVKLVSFDLGNRFDDEYLVLEKWKPQQPVTCIYYDGEKDMYFIKRFLLENTVNLQTFMPSEHPKSFIENVIVADGATAEIIFAKDKGKDRDPETISIDEFIAVKGIKAIGNQFTKFKVKTINITVPEPVEEEPEVYEEPETGDGIVDDDRTVIGDLFETGEPEN, from the coding sequence ATGATGACAGACGAAAACTCGCACGAAGGTGAGAGCTTGAAAAAAGTCTCAGGACTTTATAAAGACTGGTTTCTGGACTATGCTTCCTATGTAATTCTTGATAGAGCGATTCCATCCGTGTATGACGGGCTCAAGCCCGTTCAGAGAAGGATCATGCACTCTATGCGGGAACTGGAAGACGGACGTTATAATAAAGTGGCCAATATCGTGGGGAATACCATGAAGTATCACCCTCACGGGGATGCCTCCATTACGGATGCTATGGTACAGATAGGGCAGAAAGAACTCCTGATAGATACCCAGGGAAACTGGGGGAACATCTATACCGGAGACTCTGCTGCTGCGGCCAGGTATATTGAAGCCAGGCTGACCCCTTTCGCACTGGAAGTGGTCTTTAACCCTAAAACAACGGAATGGGCAAAATCCTATGACGGAAGAAATAATGAACCTATTGATCTTCCCGTAAAATTCCCGCTGCTTCTGGCACAGGGGGTAGAAGGGATCGGGGTAGGGCTTTCCACGAAAATTCTTCCCCATAATTTCAATGAGCTGATTAACGCATCCGTGGCTTACTTAAAAGGAAAGAAATTTGAACTTTTCCCGGACTTTCTCACCGCAGGATATCTGGATGTTTCCGAATATAATGACGGGCACAGAGGAGGAAAAGTGCGGGCAAGAGCAAGAATTACCCAAACCGACAAGCACACGCTCGTTATTTCCGAGCTTCCTTTCTCAAAAACAACCACCGACCTGATAGATTCTATCCTGAAGGCCAACGAAAGAGGAAAGATCAAGATCAAAAAGATAGAGGATAATACTTCTGATAAGGTGGAAATCCTTGTTCATCTTCATAATGATGTGTCGCCGGATAAAACCATTGATGCCCTGTATGCATTCACGGACTGTCAGGTAACGATTTCTCCGAACGCGTGCGTGATCGTAGGAGACAAGCCTATGTTCATGAATGTTTCCGATATCCTGAAAATGAATACGGATCACACCGTTTCTTTGCTTAAAAAAGAACTGGAAATAGAGCTTCACGAACTTCAGGAAAGCTGGCATTTCTCCTCACTGGAAAGGATCTTCATCGAAAACAGGATCTATCATGACATTGAAGAAGTAAAAACCTGGGAAGATGTTCTGAAAACGATTGATAAAGGGCTAAAACCTCATACCAAACATCTTTTAAGGGCGGTAACGGAAGAAGATATTTTAAAACTGACCGAGATCAGGATCAAGAGGATTTCCAGATTCGATTTAGATAAATTTAAAGAAAACATCGCAGCCCTTGAAGGTAAAATAGAGCAGGTGAAACATCATCTGGCCAATTTGATTGCGTATGCCATTGAATACTATTTAAACATTCAGAAAAAATACGGTAAAGACAGACAGAGAAAGACCGAGCTCAGGATTTTTGATACCATTGATGCCACAAAAGTAGCGGTAGCCAACGAGAAGTTCTATGCCAATTTTGAAGAGGGATTTATTGGAACCTCTTTGAAAAAGGATCAGTACCTGTTTGACTGTTCAGATATTGACGATATCATTATCTTCAGAAAGGACGGAACGATGAAGGTGGTAAAAGTAGATGCCAAAACATTCGTCGGAAAAGACATCCTGCATGTAGCCATCTGGAAAAAAAATGATAAAAGAACGGTCTATAACATGATCTACCGCGAAGGCAGGGACGGTCCTTATTATATGAAACGTTTTTCCGTAACTGCGGTGACAAGAAACACGGATTATCCGCTGGCTTCGGATAAAAAAGGCTCGGAGACTCTGTATTTCTCAGCCAATCCGAACGGAGAAGCAGAAACGGTTACCGTTCTTTTAAAACCGAATCCAAGGATCAGGAAGAATAAAATGGAAATTGATTTCTCCGATCTGGCGATCAAAGGAAGAGATTCCAAAGGAAACCTGGTCACCAAATATTCCGTGAAGAAAGTAGATCTGAAGGAAGAAGGCGTTTCTACACTGGCTCCCCGCAAGATCTGGTTTGATGATACCGTAAGAAGGCTGAATGCAGATGCGAGAGGAACACTTCTGGGAAGTTTCAAAGGGGATGACAGGATTCTGACCATCAATACCAACGGTGAAGTAAAGCTGGTTTCTTTCGATCTGGGCAACCGTTTTGACGACGAATACCTGGTACTGGAAAAATGGAAGCCGCAGCAGCCGGTAACCTGCATTTATTATGACGGGGAAAAAGACATGTACTTTATCAAAAGGTTCCTGCTGGAAAATACGGTGAACCTACAGACGTTTATGCCTTCCGAACATCCCAAATCGTTTATTGAAAACGTGATTGTGGCCGATGGAGCAACGGCAGAGATTATTTTTGCCAAAGACAAAGGAAAAGACCGTGATCCGGAAACCATCAGTATTGATGAGTTCATTGCTGTAAAAGGAATAAAGGCAATTGGGAACCAGTTTACGAAATTTAAAGTTAAAACGATCAACATAACGGTTCCGGAACCGGTAGAAGAGGAACCCGAAGTGTATGAAGAGCCGGAAACCGGAGACGGTATTGTGGATGATGACCGCACCGTCATAGGAGATCTTTTTGAAACCGGAGAACCTGAAAATTAA
- a CDS encoding DNA topoisomerase IV subunit B: MSQEINPIYSEDNIRTLDWQEHIRLRPGMYIGKLGDGSSADDGIYILLKEILDNSIDEFRMKAGKRIEIKLDDGKVSIRDFGRGIPLGKVVDAVSKMNTGGKYDSKAFKKSVGLNGVGTKAVNALSEYFRVRSFREGKMKVAEFSRGLITENHEERDTSDRNGTEISFIPDGEIFLHFKYRKEYIEKMLRNYAYLNPGLKILFNGETYYSENGLKDLLEEEMENEILYSIIHLKDNDIEVAITHSDKSQTETYFSFVNGQNTTQGGTHLNAFREAYVKTIREFFNKNFDASDIRKSIIAAVSINVEEPVFESQTKTKLGSNDMGPNGPTVRTFIIDFLKSKLDNFLHKNPEIAEAIQRKILISERERKELSGIQKLARERAKKVSLHNKKLRDCRQHYNDQKNERKGETQIFITEGDSASGSITKSRDVETQAVFSLKGKPLNCYGLTKKVVYENEEFNLLQAALNIEESLEDLRYNQVIIATDADVDGMHIRLLMITFFLQFFPDLIKNGHLYILQTPLFRVRNKKETRYCYTEMERIKALNELGKNPEITRFKGLGEISPDEFKHFIGKDIRLEPVVVGKDQTIEQLLEFYMGKNTPDRQVFILENLVVEDTDIDKKEILDEAMN, from the coding sequence ATGTCACAAGAAATAAATCCAATCTACTCCGAAGATAATATCAGAACCCTCGACTGGCAGGAACACATCCGTCTGCGCCCCGGAATGTATATCGGGAAGCTCGGAGACGGGTCTTCCGCAGATGACGGTATTTACATTCTCCTGAAAGAAATCCTGGATAACTCCATTGATGAGTTCAGAATGAAGGCAGGGAAAAGAATTGAAATAAAACTGGATGACGGTAAAGTCAGTATCCGTGACTTTGGCCGTGGAATTCCTTTGGGAAAAGTAGTAGATGCCGTTTCCAAAATGAATACGGGAGGAAAGTACGACAGTAAAGCCTTCAAGAAATCCGTAGGTCTGAATGGGGTAGGTACCAAAGCGGTCAATGCACTTTCAGAGTACTTCCGGGTAAGATCTTTCCGTGAAGGAAAAATGAAGGTGGCGGAATTTTCCAGAGGTCTCATCACCGAGAACCACGAAGAAAGAGACACCTCAGACCGTAACGGGACTGAAATTTCTTTCATTCCTGATGGTGAAATCTTCCTTCATTTCAAATACAGAAAAGAATATATCGAGAAAATGCTGCGCAACTATGCGTATCTGAATCCCGGTCTTAAAATTCTTTTCAATGGGGAAACCTACTATTCTGAAAACGGTCTTAAAGATCTTTTGGAGGAAGAAATGGAAAATGAAATTCTCTATTCCATTATTCACCTGAAAGATAATGATATAGAAGTAGCGATCACGCATTCTGACAAATCACAGACGGAAACGTATTTTTCTTTTGTAAACGGACAGAATACCACGCAGGGGGGAACGCATCTTAATGCTTTCCGTGAAGCCTATGTAAAAACGATCCGCGAATTTTTCAATAAGAATTTTGATGCATCAGATATCAGAAAGTCTATTATTGCAGCGGTTTCCATAAATGTGGAAGAACCCGTATTCGAATCCCAGACCAAAACCAAGCTTGGATCCAATGATATGGGACCCAACGGACCCACAGTAAGGACCTTTATTATTGATTTCCTGAAAAGTAAACTGGATAATTTCCTCCATAAAAATCCTGAAATTGCCGAGGCGATCCAGAGAAAGATCCTCATCTCCGAAAGAGAAAGAAAAGAACTTTCCGGAATTCAGAAGCTGGCAAGAGAAAGAGCCAAAAAAGTATCTCTGCACAACAAAAAACTGCGCGACTGCAGACAGCACTATAACGATCAGAAAAACGAAAGAAAAGGAGAAACCCAGATCTTCATCACCGAGGGAGATTCCGCATCCGGATCTATTACAAAATCCAGAGACGTGGAAACGCAGGCCGTATTCTCCCTGAAAGGGAAACCGCTGAACTGCTACGGGCTGACTAAAAAAGTGGTGTACGAGAATGAGGAATTCAACCTTCTGCAGGCTGCCCTGAACATTGAAGAAAGTCTGGAAGATCTCAGATACAACCAGGTGATTATTGCTACCGATGCCGATGTGGATGGGATGCACATCCGTCTTCTGATGATCACGTTCTTTCTTCAGTTTTTCCCGGATCTTATCAAAAACGGACACCTTTATATTCTTCAGACCCCATTGTTCCGGGTTAGAAATAAAAAGGAAACCAGATACTGCTATACAGAAATGGAAAGAATAAAAGCATTGAATGAGCTTGGCAAAAACCCTGAGATTACCCGATTTAAGGGACTTGGGGAGATTTCACCGGACGAGTTCAAGCATTTTATAGGGAAAGATATCCGCCTGGAACCTGTGGTAGTAGGAAAAGATCAGACCATAGAGCAGCTATTGGAATTCTACATGGGTAAAAATACACCGGATAGGCAGGTGTTTATCCTTGAGAACCTGGTAGTGGAAGATACAGATATTGATAAAAAAGAGATATTGGATGAAGCTATGAATTAA
- a CDS encoding sensor histidine kinase, with translation MKKIFIFLLFSCIELFSSLFPAQIPGMINYNEEDGLNSSYTYRLKQDRNGFIWIGSDNGLFRFDGKEFKQYGKNEGLKNVDIISCEPLPNGEIFILPFLNDFAYLKNGRVINLNINNYVKNQFSGSIPKIISNGNRLYLYGNGNPENIFIYENGKVRKTPILLNYRGREFETIKFDFRTNHLYLNQPQKGKILAYNMMTGKEKEIKINPGAIICEKDDLFVFNNQGRIDIYQLTNAYTIRKIHTYHTKEDVFYGMIDKNNKLWLNIQNGGVLYFDQPLQKPGKEFAEPVKILGEYVINNVLTDQDDNVWFNSRNSGVFFITKTLFANYIRSSVKDNSEYIKAIARDDNHIILGYNKSAGAIIDKSGKIRDINLNKNSKDENKSVYINDNVSIFGLSNKIIIYDLFQNRSTELLYNSKNIVPYNRDTVLFCTAQNLVSYHLKTGKATNLLNERVYTALPYTKESLFTGNFSDLYKLNIRTGKKTLFLKGYYFTDLKKLRDDLYVGATNLNGIIIFNEKGIVRKIEKKDGLIDDQIKKIEIENKNTFWASTSSGISRIELTGSKFLINNFTQTDGLPSNAVAGCVIRNDTAFIGTSKGLGVFSIKKLLTQEKFIHKKVIINSVTIKDNEYYHLNEDLTGYTDHPITFNLSFPDYASQGKISYKYKVEGLDDVWQVSSSPKIIFNSIPPGKYIFSVYGLGYNGKQSYTSSNLYFEIKPKFWQTWWFKLLLAAIAIVMISALINSYLQKKRNKKLEQFYHEKKIAELELQAIKAQINPHFIYNCLNSIKFLLLKEDYKEADNYLDIFSDLIRKTLYYSEKTFMPIEEEIAYLSLYLDMEKLRWDEAFDYKIYISENVSKSWVIPSLLIQPFVENAIKHGISALRNRKGHIIISFDQQDSTLCITIEDNGTGIKNEPLTRKNSFGLKLSRKRIKTFQQLFETDISLEIINLSEQKRRGTQVKLYIAPYENQNTNLHHR, from the coding sequence GTGAAAAAAATATTTATTTTTCTTTTATTTTCCTGCATAGAACTGTTTTCATCATTATTTCCTGCCCAGATTCCCGGAATGATCAATTATAATGAAGAAGACGGCCTGAACAGCTCATATACATACCGTCTGAAACAGGACCGCAACGGATTTATATGGATAGGCAGCGACAACGGATTATTCAGGTTTGACGGTAAGGAATTCAAACAGTATGGTAAAAACGAAGGACTGAAAAACGTTGACATTATATCCTGTGAACCCCTGCCCAATGGCGAGATCTTTATCCTTCCCTTTCTGAATGATTTTGCTTATCTGAAAAACGGCAGGGTGATCAATTTAAATATCAATAATTATGTAAAAAACCAGTTTTCGGGATCGATCCCTAAAATAATCAGCAACGGAAACAGGCTTTATCTGTACGGCAACGGTAATCCTGAAAATATTTTTATCTACGAAAATGGAAAAGTAAGAAAGACCCCGATTCTTTTAAATTACAGAGGAAGAGAGTTTGAAACTATAAAATTTGACTTCCGAACGAACCATCTCTATTTAAACCAACCACAGAAAGGCAAAATTCTCGCATACAATATGATGACCGGGAAAGAAAAGGAAATAAAAATCAATCCGGGAGCAATTATCTGTGAAAAGGATGATCTTTTTGTGTTTAACAATCAAGGACGGATAGATATTTATCAGCTAACCAACGCATATACCATCAGGAAAATTCATACTTATCACACAAAGGAGGACGTGTTCTACGGGATGATCGACAAAAACAATAAGCTGTGGCTGAATATACAAAACGGAGGTGTATTATACTTTGACCAGCCCTTACAGAAACCCGGAAAAGAATTTGCAGAACCCGTCAAAATACTGGGTGAATATGTGATCAACAATGTTCTGACAGATCAGGATGATAATGTATGGTTCAATTCAAGGAACAGCGGTGTATTTTTCATTACCAAAACACTGTTTGCCAACTACATCAGATCTTCTGTAAAAGATAATTCCGAATATATCAAGGCGATTGCCAGGGATGACAACCATATTATCCTGGGCTACAACAAGTCAGCAGGAGCGATTATCGACAAAAGCGGCAAAATACGGGATATTAATCTGAACAAAAATAGTAAGGATGAAAATAAATCGGTGTACATCAACGATAATGTTTCTATTTTCGGACTGTCCAATAAAATTATTATTTACGATCTATTCCAAAACAGAAGTACAGAGCTATTGTACAATTCAAAAAATATTGTTCCTTACAACCGGGATACGGTCCTGTTCTGCACCGCCCAAAATCTGGTATCATACCATTTAAAAACCGGAAAAGCTACAAACCTGCTCAATGAAAGGGTATATACGGCTCTTCCCTACACAAAAGAAAGCTTGTTTACGGGGAATTTCAGCGATCTGTACAAACTGAATATCAGGACGGGAAAAAAGACTTTATTTCTGAAAGGGTACTATTTTACAGACCTCAAAAAATTAAGGGATGATCTGTATGTGGGAGCCACCAACCTCAACGGGATCATTATTTTCAATGAAAAAGGCATTGTCAGGAAGATTGAAAAGAAAGATGGATTAATAGACGACCAGATAAAAAAAATAGAGATTGAAAATAAAAATACGTTCTGGGCAAGTACCAGTTCCGGGATATCCAGAATTGAACTCACAGGCAGTAAATTCCTTATCAATAATTTTACGCAAACGGATGGCCTTCCTTCCAATGCTGTTGCGGGCTGCGTCATAAGGAATGATACTGCTTTCATCGGTACCTCCAAAGGGCTGGGAGTATTTTCTATCAAAAAGCTGTTAACCCAGGAAAAATTCATCCATAAAAAAGTTATTATCAATTCCGTAACCATTAAGGATAATGAATATTACCATCTGAATGAAGACCTCACCGGTTATACCGACCACCCTATCACTTTCAACCTAAGTTTTCCCGATTATGCCTCGCAGGGAAAAATAAGTTACAAATACAAAGTGGAAGGACTTGATGATGTGTGGCAGGTCAGCAGTTCCCCGAAGATCATATTCAACTCCATTCCACCCGGAAAATATATTTTCAGCGTGTATGGCCTTGGCTATAACGGTAAACAGTCTTATACTTCCTCTAACCTTTATTTTGAAATCAAACCAAAATTCTGGCAGACCTGGTGGTTCAAACTTTTGCTGGCGGCCATTGCCATAGTTATGATTTCCGCTCTCATCAATTCCTATCTGCAGAAAAAAAGAAATAAAAAACTGGAACAATTTTACCACGAAAAAAAGATTGCGGAATTGGAGCTGCAGGCCATTAAAGCACAGATCAATCCTCACTTCATTTATAACTGTCTTAATTCTATTAAGTTTCTGCTGTTAAAAGAAGATTATAAAGAGGCGGATAATTACCTGGATATTTTCTCAGATCTGATCCGGAAGACCCTTTATTATTCGGAAAAAACATTTATGCCCATAGAAGAAGAGATTGCCTATCTGTCCCTGTATCTTGACATGGAAAAACTGCGCTGGGATGAGGCCTTCGACTATAAAATATACATTTCTGAGAATGTCAGTAAAAGCTGGGTGATTCCATCGTTGCTGATACAGCCTTTTGTAGAAAACGCCATCAAACATGGAATTTCAGCCTTAAGAAACCGGAAAGGCCACATTATAATTTCTTTTGATCAGCAGGATTCAACACTGTGCATTACGATTGAAGATAACGGTACAGGTATTAAAAATGAACCGCTTACCAGAAAAAATTCCTTTGGATTGAAATTATCCAGAAAAAGGATTAAAACCTTCCAGCAGCTTTTTGAAACCGATATCAGTTTGGAAATCATCAATCTTTCTGAACAAAAAAGACGAGGAACACAAGTTAAACTATACATTGCACCATATGAAAACCAAAACACGAATCTGCATCATCGATGA
- a CDS encoding LytR/AlgR family response regulator transcription factor, producing MKTKTRICIIDDEKHGRDYIALLLKKEFPEFEIVFQASNIEDSYKNLLKITPDIIFLDIQLNESTAFDLLSKFNKIPSQIIFITAYENYAIQAIRNGATDYLLKPIKKIDFIVAVNKALENIKKTQPVHTNPLQDNKVILSTLQGFKVINIADIVRCEADSSYTTFYLINKTKIMVSKTLHEFELTLPELNFFRIHHKHLINVDHLQEYIKGRGGQVVMSDGSVLDVSFRKKNEFLHKIGNTD from the coding sequence ATGAAAACCAAAACACGAATCTGCATCATCGATGATGAGAAACATGGGAGAGATTATATTGCCCTTTTACTGAAAAAAGAGTTTCCTGAGTTTGAGATTGTTTTTCAGGCCTCAAATATTGAAGATTCCTATAAAAATCTTTTAAAAATTACCCCGGACATTATTTTTTTAGATATCCAGCTTAATGAGAGTACAGCCTTTGATCTGTTATCAAAATTCAATAAAATTCCCTCACAGATCATTTTTATTACGGCTTATGAAAACTATGCCATCCAGGCCATCAGGAACGGAGCAACCGATTATCTTTTGAAACCCATCAAAAAAATAGATTTTATTGTTGCGGTCAACAAGGCTTTGGAAAATATAAAAAAAACACAGCCTGTGCATACCAATCCCCTGCAGGATAATAAAGTCATTCTTTCTACCCTTCAGGGATTCAAAGTCATCAATATTGCCGATATCGTCCGTTGTGAAGCAGATTCAAGCTATACGACGTTTTATCTGATCAATAAAACGAAAATAATGGTATCCAAAACGCTCCATGAATTTGAACTGACCCTTCCCGAGCTTAATTTCTTCAGAATACACCACAAGCACCTGATTAATGTGGATCACCTTCAGGAATATATTAAAGGCAGAGGCGGACAGGTTGTGATGAGTGACGGCTCCGTTCTGGATGTATCTTTCCGAAAAAAAAATGAATTTCTTCATAAAATAGGGAATACTGATTAA
- a CDS encoding T9SS type A sorting domain-containing protein: MKTIPILFRKNIPLVLFALLGNALSAQEALLNPTTTVYDGLSTDIETFVCPAFSIQETLQENNSDQQPAPVIFAKKFDTDITTTNSGLWEKVDDLHVWRYRISSKDAYSMMLIFKNMRLPDDTSLFIYNEDMSYVVGPVTKTYNTESGIFPTELIPGSIIIVELVIKDSSYKEGTPYFTIGNVSHDFLDVFDLASGTQKPGKILKCHNDINCNIGSEWQTHKRGVALITIGGKGLCSGSLINNTATNGKPLFLTADHCYGLLSNPANSVFYFNHEKENCDGPNSDYRKNDDVIKISGATRVSSNNYSDMLLLQLNDRIPSSYKPYFPGWDRSGNNPSRGVVIHHPNGNPKKITLDNQTLAPNTSPVLGWQSGTMWESWPDSGTIEGGSSGSPLFNQEGKIVGHTTATKIDGFTNGIFSEPKPKYVCPPNNISHFGRLSVAWNNGTSNQSLKEHLDPGNTNQISIQGLIPAGWRHYKFPSDYDSRKVNNGPYDVVQVGLGNQIFYRTKYDKINLYYSTAAGWQHGAVQPSGSSAVSGDIAVGLGNQVFYRNANGNVGTMYWANNTWQYGVVGGNVHVAPHSLVLGDNNDVIYRGTDDKMHILYWSNNAWHHGVISGAVNNNTKIAGDIVMGNGGQIFYRGGDGKLQMYYWGNNAWVHAYVDPAGSNASSNNNIHSAPGAISIDKNNNNTVYYRGADNRMHRYYWGSNSWQHEWLGTNNDANVYGDVSAGEGNQIFYRGTDGKMHLYYRSNNNTWIHDWVETSWQAPNANNVAGSIGVGPGNKLFYRGNNGFMQNYFWNAAQTLKNNGDSENFGMEKTPPSPTIPKESITEIPSKLVPNPAKDDVTLTMESQYKTTVKIVVTDMQGKTVMDHSQKAEAGKNSITLNINKLHKGIYLVKIQDAKGSATVHKLIKE, from the coding sequence ATGAAAACAATACCTATTCTTTTTAGAAAAAATATTCCCCTCGTTCTATTCGCATTGCTGGGAAATGCATTATCAGCCCAGGAAGCTCTGCTGAATCCTACAACAACCGTTTATGATGGTTTGAGCACCGACATCGAAACTTTTGTATGTCCAGCTTTCAGTATTCAGGAAACGTTGCAGGAAAATAATTCTGACCAACAGCCGGCTCCTGTTATTTTTGCAAAAAAATTTGATACTGACATCACAACCACAAATTCCGGTCTATGGGAAAAAGTAGATGATCTTCATGTATGGCGGTACAGAATCAGCTCAAAAGACGCTTATTCCATGATGTTGATCTTCAAAAACATGCGCCTTCCGGATGACACCAGCCTTTTTATTTATAACGAAGATATGAGCTATGTGGTAGGTCCGGTCACCAAGACCTACAATACGGAGAGCGGCATATTTCCCACTGAACTGATCCCCGGAAGCATCATCATCGTAGAACTCGTTATTAAAGACAGCAGCTATAAAGAAGGAACACCATACTTCACTATAGGTAATGTATCTCATGATTTCCTTGATGTATTTGATCTGGCAAGCGGTACCCAGAAACCTGGTAAAATCCTGAAATGTCACAATGATATTAACTGCAATATCGGCAGTGAATGGCAGACTCACAAAAGAGGGGTTGCTCTTATTACCATTGGGGGTAAAGGACTTTGCTCGGGATCTTTAATCAATAATACGGCTACTAACGGAAAACCTTTATTCCTGACCGCTGACCATTGTTATGGTTTACTGAGCAACCCCGCAAACAGCGTTTTCTACTTTAACCATGAGAAGGAAAATTGCGACGGACCTAACTCAGATTACAGAAAAAACGATGATGTTATTAAAATATCAGGAGCTACCCGGGTAAGCTCTAATAATTATTCTGATATGCTATTGCTTCAATTGAATGATAGAATACCATCTTCTTATAAGCCCTATTTTCCCGGTTGGGACAGATCCGGAAACAATCCTTCCAGAGGTGTTGTGATTCACCATCCTAACGGAAATCCAAAAAAAATAACTTTAGATAATCAAACCTTAGCTCCTAATACGTCACCTGTATTAGGATGGCAATCAGGGACAATGTGGGAATCATGGCCTGACAGCGGTACTATAGAAGGAGGCTCATCAGGATCCCCCTTATTCAATCAGGAAGGAAAAATTGTGGGGCACACTACTGCAACAAAGATTGATGGATTTACCAACGGTATATTTTCTGAACCAAAACCAAAATATGTATGCCCTCCCAATAATATATCACATTTTGGCCGTCTATCTGTAGCATGGAATAATGGAACATCAAATCAAAGCCTTAAAGAACATCTGGATCCTGGTAATACCAATCAAATATCCATACAAGGTCTTATCCCTGCTGGCTGGAGACATTACAAATTCCCGTCAGATTATGACAGCAGGAAAGTTAACAACGGTCCATATGACGTTGTACAAGTTGGGCTTGGTAACCAAATTTTCTACAGAACAAAGTATGACAAAATTAATTTGTACTACTCGACTGCTGCAGGCTGGCAGCATGGAGCGGTTCAGCCTTCCGGATCATCTGCAGTAAGTGGAGATATTGCTGTAGGTTTGGGAAATCAGGTGTTTTATAGAAATGCCAATGGAAATGTAGGAACAATGTATTGGGCCAACAATACCTGGCAGTATGGTGTGGTAGGAGGCAATGTACATGTTGCACCCCATAGTTTGGTATTAGGTGACAACAATGATGTGATTTACAGGGGCACTGATGATAAAATGCATATTTTGTACTGGAGTAATAACGCATGGCACCATGGTGTGATCTCAGGAGCTGTTAATAATAATACCAAAATTGCAGGAGATATTGTAATGGGCAATGGTGGACAGATATTTTATAGAGGCGGAGACGGAAAACTGCAGATGTATTACTGGGGTAATAATGCATGGGTACATGCCTATGTGGACCCTGCCGGAAGTAACGCTTCTTCAAATAATAATATCCATTCCGCTCCGGGAGCTATCAGTATTGATAAAAACAATAACAATACAGTTTATTATCGTGGCGCAGACAATAGGATGCACAGATACTACTGGGGCTCCAATTCCTGGCAGCATGAATGGCTGGGAACAAACAATGATGCCAATGTGTACGGAGATGTAAGTGCTGGGGAAGGTAACCAGATTTTTTACCGTGGTACTGACGGGAAGATGCATCTATACTACCGCAGTAACAATAATACCTGGATTCATGACTGGGTGGAGACCAGCTGGCAGGCTCCCAATGCCAATAATGTAGCTGGTTCTATAGGCGTAGGACCTGGCAACAAATTATTCTACAGGGGAAATAATGGGTTTATGCAAAACTATTTCTGGAATGCTGCACAAACGTTAAAAAACAATGGAGATTCTGAAAATTTCGGAATGGAAAAGACCCCGCCAAGCCCTACCATTCCAAAAGAAAGTATTACAGAGATCCCATCTAAACTCGTTCCAAATCCGGCAAAAGATGATGTTACATTAACAATGGAATCCCAATATAAAACTACTGTGAAGATTGTAGTGACCGATATGCAGGGAAAAACAGTAATGGACCATTCTCAAAAAGCAGAGGCTGGAAAAAACTCTATAACATTGAACATAAATAAACTGCATAAAGGTATTTATCTTGTTAAAATCCAGGATGCCAAAGGATCTGCTACAGTTCACAAATTAATTAAAGAATAA